The following proteins are co-located in the Doryrhamphus excisus isolate RoL2022-K1 chromosome 3, RoL_Dexc_1.0, whole genome shotgun sequence genome:
- the LOC131125218 gene encoding hepatocyte growth factor activator isoform X2, producing MAPRDAALGPKVFWTTLGKECKFPFRQGGRIHHHCITVIVSRPWCSLTSNFDRDGKWGYCALEPRHPNGSVHTSRRMVNPCREQPCRNGGTCIAHTLAFECLCPLPFSGKMCEHKKCYETIHLRYYEEGESWGRIYLRNVERCTCSYGHIRCQRVGYTACRSNPCQHDGVCRMIVATGKEVCHCRNGYGGPHCSFEPDSECYNSRGTSYRGVASTAASGTQCLPWNSDLLYNELHVGTVAAAPLKGLGEHAYCRNPDGDKKPWCYTLSKGAISWEYCAVPSCKMPLSSSRMMMFNMLPGQGNTKPAKATCGTKHKKRVSVARGRIMGGNSALPGTHPWMAAIYTGQSDFCAGTLISSCWVVSAAHCFFRNPLMSQLRVVLGQHHFNVSDGDTKTFGVEKYIFPKQFSMFNPTLHDIVLLKLKKQDGRCVKRTPFIRPICLPDADVSFPDKYCCTISGWGHMHEKADGYSNLQEAGVRLIPHDTCRKPEVYGNHFTADMICAGLNGCVDACQGDSGGPLACSRNDISFLYGIISWGEGCGRSGKPGVYTKVANYMDWINSVIKRKPKPTVNNI from the exons ATGGCCCCCAGAGACGCAGCACTCGGTCCAAAAG TTTTTTGGACCACATTAGGGAAAGAATGCAAGTTTCCTTTTCGACAAGGAGGACGAATTCATCATCACTGCATCACCGTCATCGTCTCCCGACCCTG GTGTTCTCTTACGTCAAATTTTGACCGGGATGGGAAGTGGGGGTACTGCGCCCTGGAGCCACGACATCCCAATG GCTCCGTCCACACGTCACGAAGAATGGTCAATCCATGTCGGGAGCAGCCGTGTCGCAATGGAGGCACCTGCATAGCGCACACGCTCGCATTCGAGTGCTTGTGTCCTCTCCCTTTCTCTGGGAAGATGTGTGAGCACA aaAAGTGCTATGAAACCATACACCTGCGCTATTATGAAGAGGGAGAGTCTTGGGGTCGTATTTACCTCCGCAACGTAGAGCGGTGCACATGCTCCTACGGCCACATCCGGTGCCAGCGAGTTGGTTACACTG CATGTCGCTCCAACCCATGTCAGCACGACGGAGTGTGCCGGATGATCGTAGCCACCGGAAAGGAAGTATGTCACTGCCGAAATGGCTACGGCGGACCGCACTGCAGCTTTG AGCCAGATAGCGAGTGCTACAACAGTCGCGGTACAAGCTACAGAGGCGTGGCGTCCACCGCGGCGTCTGGCACCCAATGTCTGCCATGGAACTCGGACCTTCTGTACAACGAGCTCCACGTGGGCACGGTGGCGGCCGCCCCCCTCAAGGGTCTTGGCGAGCACGCCTATTGCAG aaatCCAGACGGAGACAAGAAGCCGTGGTGTTACACGTTGAGCAAGGGTGCCATCTCCTGGGAGTATTGTGCGGTGCCTTCCTGCAAGATGCCCTTGT CATCTTCTCGTATGATGATGTTCAACATGCTACCAGGACAAGGCAACACTAAACCGGCCAAGGCGACGTGCGGTACAAAGCACAAGAAGAGAGTGTCGGTTGCCAGGGGAAGGATCATGGGAGGAAACTCGGCACTTCCTGGTACTCATCCCTGGATGGCGGCCATTTATACTGGACAGTCTGACTTCTGCGCTGGGACCTTGATCTCTTCTTGCTGGGTCGTCTCTGCGGCGCATTGTTTCTTTCGCAA CCCCCTGATGTCCCAGCTTCGAGTTGTCCTGGGCCAGCACCACTTCAACGTAAGCGACGGGGACACGAAGACGTTTGGCGTGGAAAAGTACATCTTTCCCAAACAGTTCTCCATGTTTAACCCCACCCTGCACGACATCG TCTTGCTCAAACTGAAGAAGCAAGACGGCCGCTGCGTCAAGAGGACACCGTTCATCAGGCCCATTTGTCTCCCCGATGCAGATGTCTCCTTCCCTGACAAGTACTGCTGCACCATCAGTGGATGGGGACACATGCATGAGA AGGCAGATGGTTACTCCAATCTGCAGGAGGCGGGGGTGAGGCTAATCCCGCATGACACGTGCAGGAAACCGGAGGTCTACGGTAACCACTTCACCGCCGACATGATTTGCGCCGGGCTCAACGGTTGCGTGGACGCTTGCCAG GGGGACTCCGGGGGTCCGCTGGCCTGCTCGAggaatgacatcagcttcctgTACGGAATCATCAGCTGGGGGGAGGGCTGCGGGCGCTCAGGGAAACCTGGCGTTTACACCAAAGTGGCCAACTATATGGACTGGATCAATTCTGTCATCAAACGGAAACCCAAGCCGACTGTGAACAACATTTAA
- the LOC131125218 gene encoding hepatocyte growth factor activator isoform X3 — MVNPCREQPCRNGGTCIAHTLAFECLCPLPFSGKMCEHKKCYETIHLRYYEEGESWGRIYLRNVERCTCSYGHIRCQRVGYTACRSNPCQHDGVCRMIVATGKEVCHCRNGYGGPHCSFEPDSECYNSRGTSYRGVASTAASGTQCLPWNSDLLYNELHVGTVAAAPLKGLGEHAYCRNPDGDKKPWCYTLSKGAISWEYCAVPSCKMPLSSSRMMMFNMLPGQGNTKPAKATCGTKHKKRVSVARGRIMGGNSALPGTHPWMAAIYTGQSDFCAGTLISSCWVVSAAHCFFRNPLMSQLRVVLGQHHFNVSDGDTKTFGVEKYIFPKQFSMFNPTLHDIVLLKLKKQDGRCVKRTPFIRPICLPDADVSFPDKYCCTISGWGHMHEKADGYSNLQEAGVRLIPHDTCRKPEVYGNHFTADMICAGLNGCVDACQGDSGGPLACSRNDISFLYGIISWGEGCGRSGKPGVYTKVANYMDWINSVIKRKPKPTVNNI, encoded by the exons ATGGTCAATCCATGTCGGGAGCAGCCGTGTCGCAATGGAGGCACCTGCATAGCGCACACGCTCGCATTCGAGTGCTTGTGTCCTCTCCCTTTCTCTGGGAAGATGTGTGAGCACA aaAAGTGCTATGAAACCATACACCTGCGCTATTATGAAGAGGGAGAGTCTTGGGGTCGTATTTACCTCCGCAACGTAGAGCGGTGCACATGCTCCTACGGCCACATCCGGTGCCAGCGAGTTGGTTACACTG CATGTCGCTCCAACCCATGTCAGCACGACGGAGTGTGCCGGATGATCGTAGCCACCGGAAAGGAAGTATGTCACTGCCGAAATGGCTACGGCGGACCGCACTGCAGCTTTG AGCCAGATAGCGAGTGCTACAACAGTCGCGGTACAAGCTACAGAGGCGTGGCGTCCACCGCGGCGTCTGGCACCCAATGTCTGCCATGGAACTCGGACCTTCTGTACAACGAGCTCCACGTGGGCACGGTGGCGGCCGCCCCCCTCAAGGGTCTTGGCGAGCACGCCTATTGCAG aaatCCAGACGGAGACAAGAAGCCGTGGTGTTACACGTTGAGCAAGGGTGCCATCTCCTGGGAGTATTGTGCGGTGCCTTCCTGCAAGATGCCCTTGT CATCTTCTCGTATGATGATGTTCAACATGCTACCAGGACAAGGCAACACTAAACCGGCCAAGGCGACGTGCGGTACAAAGCACAAGAAGAGAGTGTCGGTTGCCAGGGGAAGGATCATGGGAGGAAACTCGGCACTTCCTGGTACTCATCCCTGGATGGCGGCCATTTATACTGGACAGTCTGACTTCTGCGCTGGGACCTTGATCTCTTCTTGCTGGGTCGTCTCTGCGGCGCATTGTTTCTTTCGCAA CCCCCTGATGTCCCAGCTTCGAGTTGTCCTGGGCCAGCACCACTTCAACGTAAGCGACGGGGACACGAAGACGTTTGGCGTGGAAAAGTACATCTTTCCCAAACAGTTCTCCATGTTTAACCCCACCCTGCACGACATCG TCTTGCTCAAACTGAAGAAGCAAGACGGCCGCTGCGTCAAGAGGACACCGTTCATCAGGCCCATTTGTCTCCCCGATGCAGATGTCTCCTTCCCTGACAAGTACTGCTGCACCATCAGTGGATGGGGACACATGCATGAGA AGGCAGATGGTTACTCCAATCTGCAGGAGGCGGGGGTGAGGCTAATCCCGCATGACACGTGCAGGAAACCGGAGGTCTACGGTAACCACTTCACCGCCGACATGATTTGCGCCGGGCTCAACGGTTGCGTGGACGCTTGCCAG GGGGACTCCGGGGGTCCGCTGGCCTGCTCGAggaatgacatcagcttcctgTACGGAATCATCAGCTGGGGGGAGGGCTGCGGGCGCTCAGGGAAACCTGGCGTTTACACCAAAGTGGCCAACTATATGGACTGGATCAATTCTGTCATCAAACGGAAACCCAAGCCGACTGTGAACAACATTTAA
- the LOC131125218 gene encoding hepatocyte growth factor activator isoform X4 → MMLILLWLLGAPTSAGETVMAPRDAALGPKVFWTTLGKECKFPFRQGGRIHHHCITVIVSRPWCSLTSNFDRDGKWGYCALEPRHPNGSVHTSRRMVNPCREQPCRNGGTCIAHTLAFECLCPLPFSGKMCEHKKCYETIHLRYYEEGESWGRIYLRNVERCTCSYGHIRCQRVGYTACRSNPCQHDGVCRMIVATGKEVCHCRNGYGGPHCSFEPDSECYNSRGTSYRGVASTAASGTQCLPWNSDLLYNELHVGTVAAAPLKGLGEHAYCRNPDGDKKPWCYTLSKGAISWEYCAVPSCKMPLSSSRMMMFNMLPGQGNTKPAKATCGTKHKKRVSVARGRIMGGNSALPGTHPWMAAIYTGQSDFCAGTLISSCWVVSAAHCFFRNPLMSQLRVVLGQHHFNVSDGDTKTFGVEKYIFPKQFSMFNPTLHDIVLLKLKKQDGRCVKRTPFIRPICLPDADVSFPDKYCCTISGWGHMHEKVSE, encoded by the exons ATGATGCTGATCCTCCTGTGGCTCCTCGGCGCTCCGACG TCTGCAGGTGAGACCGTTATGGCCCCCAGAGACGCAGCACTCGGTCCAAAAG TTTTTTGGACCACATTAGGGAAAGAATGCAAGTTTCCTTTTCGACAAGGAGGACGAATTCATCATCACTGCATCACCGTCATCGTCTCCCGACCCTG GTGTTCTCTTACGTCAAATTTTGACCGGGATGGGAAGTGGGGGTACTGCGCCCTGGAGCCACGACATCCCAATG GCTCCGTCCACACGTCACGAAGAATGGTCAATCCATGTCGGGAGCAGCCGTGTCGCAATGGAGGCACCTGCATAGCGCACACGCTCGCATTCGAGTGCTTGTGTCCTCTCCCTTTCTCTGGGAAGATGTGTGAGCACA aaAAGTGCTATGAAACCATACACCTGCGCTATTATGAAGAGGGAGAGTCTTGGGGTCGTATTTACCTCCGCAACGTAGAGCGGTGCACATGCTCCTACGGCCACATCCGGTGCCAGCGAGTTGGTTACACTG CATGTCGCTCCAACCCATGTCAGCACGACGGAGTGTGCCGGATGATCGTAGCCACCGGAAAGGAAGTATGTCACTGCCGAAATGGCTACGGCGGACCGCACTGCAGCTTTG AGCCAGATAGCGAGTGCTACAACAGTCGCGGTACAAGCTACAGAGGCGTGGCGTCCACCGCGGCGTCTGGCACCCAATGTCTGCCATGGAACTCGGACCTTCTGTACAACGAGCTCCACGTGGGCACGGTGGCGGCCGCCCCCCTCAAGGGTCTTGGCGAGCACGCCTATTGCAG aaatCCAGACGGAGACAAGAAGCCGTGGTGTTACACGTTGAGCAAGGGTGCCATCTCCTGGGAGTATTGTGCGGTGCCTTCCTGCAAGATGCCCTTGT CATCTTCTCGTATGATGATGTTCAACATGCTACCAGGACAAGGCAACACTAAACCGGCCAAGGCGACGTGCGGTACAAAGCACAAGAAGAGAGTGTCGGTTGCCAGGGGAAGGATCATGGGAGGAAACTCGGCACTTCCTGGTACTCATCCCTGGATGGCGGCCATTTATACTGGACAGTCTGACTTCTGCGCTGGGACCTTGATCTCTTCTTGCTGGGTCGTCTCTGCGGCGCATTGTTTCTTTCGCAA CCCCCTGATGTCCCAGCTTCGAGTTGTCCTGGGCCAGCACCACTTCAACGTAAGCGACGGGGACACGAAGACGTTTGGCGTGGAAAAGTACATCTTTCCCAAACAGTTCTCCATGTTTAACCCCACCCTGCACGACATCG TCTTGCTCAAACTGAAGAAGCAAGACGGCCGCTGCGTCAAGAGGACACCGTTCATCAGGCCCATTTGTCTCCCCGATGCAGATGTCTCCTTCCCTGACAAGTACTGCTGCACCATCAGTGGATGGGGACACATGCATGAGA AAGTTTCAGAATAA
- the LOC131125218 gene encoding hepatocyte growth factor activator isoform X1 — MMLILLWLLGAPTSAGETVMAPRDAALGPKVFWTTLGKECKFPFRQGGRIHHHCITVIVSRPWCSLTSNFDRDGKWGYCALEPRHPNGSVHTSRRMVNPCREQPCRNGGTCIAHTLAFECLCPLPFSGKMCEHKKCYETIHLRYYEEGESWGRIYLRNVERCTCSYGHIRCQRVGYTACRSNPCQHDGVCRMIVATGKEVCHCRNGYGGPHCSFEPDSECYNSRGTSYRGVASTAASGTQCLPWNSDLLYNELHVGTVAAAPLKGLGEHAYCRNPDGDKKPWCYTLSKGAISWEYCAVPSCKMPLSSSRMMMFNMLPGQGNTKPAKATCGTKHKKRVSVARGRIMGGNSALPGTHPWMAAIYTGQSDFCAGTLISSCWVVSAAHCFFRNPLMSQLRVVLGQHHFNVSDGDTKTFGVEKYIFPKQFSMFNPTLHDIVLLKLKKQDGRCVKRTPFIRPICLPDADVSFPDKYCCTISGWGHMHEKADGYSNLQEAGVRLIPHDTCRKPEVYGNHFTADMICAGLNGCVDACQGDSGGPLACSRNDISFLYGIISWGEGCGRSGKPGVYTKVANYMDWINSVIKRKPKPTVNNI, encoded by the exons ATGATGCTGATCCTCCTGTGGCTCCTCGGCGCTCCGACG TCTGCAGGTGAGACCGTTATGGCCCCCAGAGACGCAGCACTCGGTCCAAAAG TTTTTTGGACCACATTAGGGAAAGAATGCAAGTTTCCTTTTCGACAAGGAGGACGAATTCATCATCACTGCATCACCGTCATCGTCTCCCGACCCTG GTGTTCTCTTACGTCAAATTTTGACCGGGATGGGAAGTGGGGGTACTGCGCCCTGGAGCCACGACATCCCAATG GCTCCGTCCACACGTCACGAAGAATGGTCAATCCATGTCGGGAGCAGCCGTGTCGCAATGGAGGCACCTGCATAGCGCACACGCTCGCATTCGAGTGCTTGTGTCCTCTCCCTTTCTCTGGGAAGATGTGTGAGCACA aaAAGTGCTATGAAACCATACACCTGCGCTATTATGAAGAGGGAGAGTCTTGGGGTCGTATTTACCTCCGCAACGTAGAGCGGTGCACATGCTCCTACGGCCACATCCGGTGCCAGCGAGTTGGTTACACTG CATGTCGCTCCAACCCATGTCAGCACGACGGAGTGTGCCGGATGATCGTAGCCACCGGAAAGGAAGTATGTCACTGCCGAAATGGCTACGGCGGACCGCACTGCAGCTTTG AGCCAGATAGCGAGTGCTACAACAGTCGCGGTACAAGCTACAGAGGCGTGGCGTCCACCGCGGCGTCTGGCACCCAATGTCTGCCATGGAACTCGGACCTTCTGTACAACGAGCTCCACGTGGGCACGGTGGCGGCCGCCCCCCTCAAGGGTCTTGGCGAGCACGCCTATTGCAG aaatCCAGACGGAGACAAGAAGCCGTGGTGTTACACGTTGAGCAAGGGTGCCATCTCCTGGGAGTATTGTGCGGTGCCTTCCTGCAAGATGCCCTTGT CATCTTCTCGTATGATGATGTTCAACATGCTACCAGGACAAGGCAACACTAAACCGGCCAAGGCGACGTGCGGTACAAAGCACAAGAAGAGAGTGTCGGTTGCCAGGGGAAGGATCATGGGAGGAAACTCGGCACTTCCTGGTACTCATCCCTGGATGGCGGCCATTTATACTGGACAGTCTGACTTCTGCGCTGGGACCTTGATCTCTTCTTGCTGGGTCGTCTCTGCGGCGCATTGTTTCTTTCGCAA CCCCCTGATGTCCCAGCTTCGAGTTGTCCTGGGCCAGCACCACTTCAACGTAAGCGACGGGGACACGAAGACGTTTGGCGTGGAAAAGTACATCTTTCCCAAACAGTTCTCCATGTTTAACCCCACCCTGCACGACATCG TCTTGCTCAAACTGAAGAAGCAAGACGGCCGCTGCGTCAAGAGGACACCGTTCATCAGGCCCATTTGTCTCCCCGATGCAGATGTCTCCTTCCCTGACAAGTACTGCTGCACCATCAGTGGATGGGGACACATGCATGAGA AGGCAGATGGTTACTCCAATCTGCAGGAGGCGGGGGTGAGGCTAATCCCGCATGACACGTGCAGGAAACCGGAGGTCTACGGTAACCACTTCACCGCCGACATGATTTGCGCCGGGCTCAACGGTTGCGTGGACGCTTGCCAG GGGGACTCCGGGGGTCCGCTGGCCTGCTCGAggaatgacatcagcttcctgTACGGAATCATCAGCTGGGGGGAGGGCTGCGGGCGCTCAGGGAAACCTGGCGTTTACACCAAAGTGGCCAACTATATGGACTGGATCAATTCTGTCATCAAACGGAAACCCAAGCCGACTGTGAACAACATTTAA